DNA from Massilia sp. KIM:
AGTTGCGCCAAAAGGCCGCCATATACCTCGTAATGATTTTTTTGACAGGACGCGATCAAAAGTCGGCGAAAGGCGCGAAAGCCTCGCGCTTCGGCGGCTCGGCGGCCTGATTTCGTTGAGGAAATTGCGTAGCTAAATAGCTGAGAAACAAGAGGTGAATCGGGCCAGGCAGCGGGCGGAACAGCGCCCTGTCGACACCCGGTTTATACAGACGCGAAATCGAATGTCACCGCCCTCAAACAGGCCTATAATTCGTGCTCGCAAGCACTCCACTTGTGCACCGCACCATACGTCATGACGAACCTTAGCAAAATCCTCTCGCTCGAGAACGTGCAGCTCGACCTGGAAGTCTCGAGCAAGAAGCGCGCTTTCGAGCAGGCCGGTCTTATCTTCGAAAACAATTGCGGCATCGCCCGTTCCACCGTGTCGGACAACCTGTTCGCGCGCGAGCGCCTCGGGTCAACCGGCCTGGGCCACGGCGTGGCCGTGCCGCACGGGCGCATCAAGGGCAGCAAGAGCCTGAAGTCGCCGCTGGCGGCCTTCGTCCGCCTGAAGGAGCCGATTCCCTTCGAATCGCCCGACGGCCAGCCGGTCAGCCTGCTGTTCTTCCTCCTGATCCCGGACCACGTGACCCAGCAGCACCTGGAGATCCTGTCCGAGATCGCCGAGCTGTTCTCGGACGAGGCGGTGCGCACCGCGCTGGCCAGCGACCCCGATCCGAAGTCGGTCCACGAGCGCATCATCAACTGGCAACCTAGCCTGCAAGCCCTGGGCTA
Protein-coding regions in this window:
- a CDS encoding PTS sugar transporter subunit IIA; this translates as MTNLSKILSLENVQLDLEVSSKKRAFEQAGLIFENNCGIARSTVSDNLFARERLGSTGLGHGVAVPHGRIKGSKSLKSPLAAFVRLKEPIPFESPDGQPVSLLFFLLIPDHVTQQHLEILSEIAELFSDEAVRTALASDPDPKSVHERIINWQPSLQALG